The proteins below are encoded in one region of Juglans microcarpa x Juglans regia isolate MS1-56 chromosome 4D, Jm3101_v1.0, whole genome shotgun sequence:
- the LOC121260111 gene encoding uncharacterized protein LOC121260111, giving the protein MHEKIAVIRKKLAIAQERQKKYANQRRRELQFEVGSKVFLKVAPMKGIMRFDKKGKMSPRYLGLFDVLERIGAAAYRLALPPQLSAIHDVFYVSLLRGYVLDPTHVLEYEPLQVLEDLNFEEFPVEILAQKAQALRKKPFQWSKCFGATTQKKRPPGS; this is encoded by the coding sequence ATGCATGAGAAAATAGCTGTCATCCGGAAGAAGCTCGCCATTGCACAAGAGCgacaaaaaaaatatgcaaatcaGAGGCGTCGAGAGTTGCAATTTGAAGTAGGAAGCAAAGTATTCTTGAAAGTGGCGCCGATGAAGGGAATTATGCGGTTCGATAAGAAAGGCAAGATGAGTCCGAGATATTTAGGCCTTTTTGATGTACTAGAAAGGATTGGAGCTGCAGCATACAGGTTGGCCCTCCCACCACAATTGTCGGCTATTCACGATGTTTTCTATGTCTCTTTGCTTCGAGGGTATGTTTTGGACCCCACACATGTACTAGAGTACGAGCCTCTTCAAGTCCTCGAGGATCTGAACTTTGAGGAATTTCCAGTCGAAATTCTTGCACAAAAAGCTCAAGCACTCCGCAAGAAACCATTTCAATGGTCAAAGTGCTTTGGAGCAACCACACAGAAAAAGAGGCCACCTGGGAGCTAG